The nucleotide sequence CCGTCCTATTTCGACGACGACGTCAAGGACCGCTTCGACGCCGCCGACTTCCTCTACTGCCGCGAAACGTTGACCCTCGCGACCCTGCGCAGCCAGAAGATAACCGGGCCCGACCTCGCCTTCGGGCCGGATGGCACGTTCGCGTTCGACCATACCGACGCCGTCGCGGCCGCCCGCCTGCTGGAGGATCTCGACCTGCAACCTAATCGGTTCGCCTGCTTCGTCCCGCGGCTGCGATACAGCCCCTACGCGAAGATCTACGGCACGGATCCGACCCGCGAGCAGATGCGGCGCGACGCGGTCAACCGGGCGACCGTGACGCACGACCTGGCGGTGCTGGCGGCGGCGATCGAGACCTGGGTACGCGTCAGCGGCCTGCCGGCCGTCGTGGTGCCCGAGATGAGCTACGCCGTCGAACTGGCGCAGGAGCACCTTCCCAACCTGCTCAGTCCAGAGACGCTCAAGCAGGTCCGGCTCCTGGACCGGTACTGGCCGCTGGAGGAGGCGACCGGCGTCTACGCCGTCTCGTCGCTGGTGGTCAGCATGGAGTGCCATTCGCCGATCCTGGCCGCGCGACACGCGATCCCGACCGTCTACCTCCGCCAGCCGACCGAGACGACCAAGTCCCAGATGTTCGCCGACCTCGGTGCCCCGGACCTGGTGATCGAGCTCGACCATGGCGCCGCGGCGACGGTGGTCGCGGCGGTCACCGACATCGCCACCGATCCGGCGCCCGCGGTCGCCCGGAGCAGGAGGGTCGCGGCGAACGCCGACGACG is from Micromonospora sp. WMMD1102 and encodes:
- a CDS encoding polysaccharide pyruvyl transferase family protein → MTSTRHTVLLRSSWATVNIGDVAHSPGVVRAFQRFAPEVEVVLWPVRLEERERAMLRHALPDLRVVDGTLDDDGPSTPELAAAIDGADVLMHGSGADAFQSTEIDWWRRHVGRPYGYFGITVDPLCPPTVATLPELARMVDQLPPSYFDDDVKDRFDAADFLYCRETLTLATLRSQKITGPDLAFGPDGTFAFDHTDAVAAARLLEDLDLQPNRFACFVPRLRYSPYAKIYGTDPTREQMRRDAVNRATVTHDLAVLAAAIETWVRVSGLPAVVVPEMSYAVELAQEHLPNLLSPETLKQVRLLDRYWPLEEATGVYAVSSLVVSMECHSPILAARHAIPTVYLRQPTETTKSQMFADLGAPDLVIELDHGAAATVVAAVTDIATDPAPAVARSRRVAANADDALRAAVLACVAGRPVGLGTPAESDDA